The following proteins are encoded in a genomic region of Reichenbachiella sp.:
- a CDS encoding penicillin-binding protein activator LpoB, producing the protein MKRLTLILTAVVLMTSCSRTVTRVSPDQQIDLSGRWNDTDSKLVAEEMIRDVLSRAWISDFKSKNDDRPVVIVGMIANKSSEHIEAETFIKDVEREFINSGTVRVVQNSVFREKLREERAQQGDFASVETQAKWGKELGADFMMFGVITSVTDAYKKEKVVNYKVNLELASIESSEKVWIGDKEIKKFIKN; encoded by the coding sequence ATGAAAAGACTGACTCTAATTTTAACTGCTGTAGTATTAATGACCTCATGTTCAAGAACTGTAACACGAGTGAGTCCAGATCAACAAATTGACCTTAGTGGTAGATGGAATGATACGGATTCTAAGTTGGTAGCTGAAGAAATGATTAGAGATGTTCTAAGTAGGGCATGGATTTCTGATTTTAAAAGCAAAAATGATGATCGACCGGTTGTTATTGTCGGTATGATAGCCAACAAGAGCTCAGAGCATATTGAGGCAGAAACATTCATTAAAGATGTGGAAAGAGAGTTTATCAACTCCGGCACGGTAAGAGTGGTGCAAAACTCTGTGTTTAGAGAAAAACTGAGAGAGGAAAGAGCACAACAAGGAGACTTTGCTTCTGTAGAAACGCAAGCCAAATGGGGTAAAGAACTTGGTGCAGACTTTATGATGTTTGGGGTAATCACCTCTGTAACAGATGCTTATAAAAAGGAAAAAGTGGTAAACTACAAAGTAAACCTTGAATTGGCCAGCATCGAGTCTAGCGAAAAAGTTTGGATTGGAGATAAGGAGATTAAGAAATTCATCAAGAACTAA
- a CDS encoding arsenate reductase family protein, with protein sequence MRKIYYLATCSTCIRIIKELDITPSNFEMQDIKTQAMTADQVDEMKALSGSYESLFSRRAMKYKSMGLANQNLTEADYKRLIIEEYTFLKRPVFIINDEIFIGNSKKIVEAVKQKIS encoded by the coding sequence ATGAGAAAAATATACTATTTGGCTACCTGCAGCACCTGCATCAGAATTATTAAGGAACTTGACATCACACCATCCAATTTTGAAATGCAGGATATCAAAACACAAGCCATGACTGCTGATCAAGTAGATGAAATGAAAGCGTTAAGTGGTAGCTATGAATCCTTATTTAGTCGCAGAGCGATGAAATACAAATCAATGGGTTTAGCTAACCAAAACTTGACTGAGGCCGATTACAAACGCCTAATCATCGAAGAATACACTTTCCTCAAGCGACCAGTTTTTATTATTAACGATGAAATATTTATCGGAAACTCAAAGAAAATAGTTGAAGCCGTAAAGCAGAAAATTAGTTAA